In a single window of the Thermus amyloliquefaciens genome:
- a CDS encoding tetratricopeptide repeat protein, which translates to MPEANTPWLRYLEDLRPHLRGRDHRGKRGSLRWLEALMAERGGKAGTVRNILYKDLGSPEEKERLYGVIADLYQEAGLPPPPPPAELFLESARKTLGRDKRRIFRRFLKELEAGGRPQMVVVGGPATGKGVLLAALGRALSALPGKEPFLLNLGGELAHALVPLAEGLGVGEEVRSLLAQLSPTQPYILQGALEQEVLTLLARGLNREGRPLLLRAEAEGTLEGLPLRGPDGTQRGLAAWLEPFLKALSIPYVAALSEPPPTLPYQPLSPPSREEARRFVRERLPHLSPERLEALVNQAGRNFGELSRLVLLEAAKHDPKTPLQDDPALKPLLLALAAFSPEADPSFPAELLEKALGKPLERLSQAERALLDWVGEGLVRPALRSLLPQEAPKELHRLALAFFPKENLFRKLHHAYKAGEIRVLLDLLQEDPARLALLPGLWQEAQAWPREDLEALAAVVVRYRAVLGQYAHPEAEEALRVLSEAQNPSLRTWARIKAAEAKADAALYREAEELLPPKEDLALLDETAQAEGLLVMAAVERWKGDYEKAARFVAEAQGLPVAPFLQDRVHLWRGLVAKDLGRYAEALEALSRVGHDPLLLGRARYQMGDLLMRLGDPQAKPRMEEGLKALEEAGAPKDEVARVRARYATLLRRLGQYQEAAKAIEKALAEAEDPFTRARVESEAGILEVAQGHPFEALALLRRAEAYFRTTRERPKEARYRHLRTLFRLGAAYLLLETGQPYRAPFLGGLEAPAAQRLLEELLKEVPEEATDRYTALRLDTASLLALLLPPAEGKVLLKPFLDLENPYLRAQARLGYAEVLVREGSLGEALAQIVALPRLEDPGLLAQARAVEVLALLGLGEKEAAWHKLSEVRQSPLPEPFRFQLGRALGRFCPELQRRLPPSPLALPEALGFHLANPD; encoded by the coding sequence ATGCCGGAGGCCAATACACCCTGGCTGCGCTACCTGGAGGACCTCCGCCCCCATCTCCGGGGCCGGGACCACCGGGGCAAGCGGGGCTCCCTGCGCTGGCTCGAGGCCCTCATGGCGGAACGGGGGGGCAAGGCGGGGACGGTGCGCAACATCCTCTACAAGGACCTGGGAAGCCCCGAGGAGAAGGAAAGGCTTTACGGGGTCATCGCCGACCTGTACCAGGAGGCTGGCCTCCCACCCCCCCCGCCCCCGGCGGAGCTTTTCCTGGAAAGCGCCCGCAAGACCCTGGGCCGGGACAAACGCCGCATCTTCCGCCGTTTCCTGAAGGAGTTGGAGGCCGGGGGAAGGCCGCAGATGGTGGTGGTGGGGGGGCCGGCCACGGGCAAGGGGGTTCTCCTGGCCGCCCTCGGCCGGGCCCTCTCTGCCCTGCCAGGCAAGGAACCCTTTCTCCTCAACCTGGGGGGGGAGCTGGCCCACGCCCTGGTCCCCTTGGCCGAGGGCCTGGGGGTGGGGGAGGAGGTCCGCTCCCTTCTGGCCCAGCTCTCCCCCACCCAGCCCTACATCCTGCAGGGGGCCTTGGAGCAGGAGGTCCTGACCCTTTTGGCCCGGGGCCTGAACCGGGAAGGGCGGCCCCTCCTCCTGCGGGCCGAGGCGGAGGGCACCCTGGAAGGCCTCCCCCTGCGGGGCCCGGACGGCACGCAGCGGGGGCTCGCCGCCTGGCTGGAACCTTTCTTAAAGGCTTTGAGCATCCCCTACGTGGCGGCCCTGAGCGAGCCTCCCCCCACCCTCCCCTACCAGCCCCTTTCCCCCCCGAGCCGGGAGGAGGCCCGGCGCTTCGTGCGGGAACGCCTTCCCCACCTCTCCCCGGAGAGGCTGGAGGCCTTGGTGAACCAGGCGGGGCGCAACTTCGGGGAGCTTTCCCGCCTGGTCCTCCTGGAAGCCGCCAAGCACGATCCCAAAACCCCTTTGCAGGACGACCCGGCCCTCAAACCCCTGCTCCTGGCCCTCGCCGCCTTCAGCCCCGAGGCCGATCCCTCCTTTCCCGCAGAGCTCTTGGAAAAGGCCCTGGGCAAGCCGCTGGAACGCCTTTCCCAAGCGGAAAGGGCCCTTTTGGACTGGGTGGGGGAAGGCCTGGTGCGCCCCGCCTTAAGAAGCCTCCTCCCCCAGGAGGCCCCCAAGGAGCTCCACCGCCTGGCCCTGGCCTTCTTCCCCAAGGAAAACCTCTTCCGCAAGCTGCACCACGCCTACAAGGCGGGGGAAATCCGGGTTCTTTTGGACCTCTTGCAGGAGGATCCCGCCCGGCTGGCCCTCCTTCCCGGGCTCTGGCAGGAGGCCCAGGCCTGGCCCCGGGAGGACCTCGAGGCCCTGGCCGCGGTGGTGGTGCGCTACCGGGCCGTGTTGGGCCAGTATGCCCACCCTGAGGCGGAGGAGGCCCTCAGGGTGCTCTCGGAGGCCCAAAACCCCTCCTTGCGCACCTGGGCCCGCATCAAGGCGGCGGAGGCCAAGGCGGACGCCGCCCTCTACCGGGAGGCGGAGGAGCTTCTCCCCCCCAAGGAGGACCTGGCGCTCCTGGACGAGACCGCCCAGGCGGAGGGGCTTTTGGTGATGGCGGCGGTGGAGCGCTGGAAGGGGGATTACGAGAAGGCGGCCCGGTTCGTGGCGGAGGCCCAGGGGCTTCCCGTGGCCCCCTTCCTGCAGGACCGGGTACACCTGTGGCGGGGACTGGTGGCCAAGGACCTGGGCCGCTACGCCGAGGCCTTGGAGGCCCTATCCCGGGTGGGCCACGACCCCCTCCTCTTGGGAAGGGCCCGCTACCAGATGGGGGACCTCCTCATGCGCCTGGGGGACCCCCAGGCCAAGCCCCGCATGGAGGAGGGCCTCAAGGCCCTGGAGGAAGCCGGGGCCCCCAAGGACGAGGTGGCCCGGGTAAGGGCCCGCTACGCCACCCTCTTGCGGCGCCTGGGCCAGTACCAGGAGGCGGCCAAGGCCATCGAGAAGGCCCTGGCCGAGGCGGAGGACCCCTTCACCCGGGCCCGGGTGGAGAGCGAGGCGGGGATCCTGGAGGTGGCCCAGGGCCATCCCTTTGAGGCCCTTGCCCTCCTCCGCCGGGCCGAGGCTTACTTCCGGACCACCCGCGAGAGGCCCAAGGAGGCCCGCTACCGCCACCTGCGCACCCTCTTCCGCCTGGGGGCGGCCTACCTCCTGCTGGAAACCGGCCAACCCTACCGGGCCCCCTTCCTGGGGGGCCTCGAGGCCCCCGCCGCCCAGAGGCTCCTGGAGGAGCTCCTGAAGGAGGTGCCCGAGGAGGCCACGGACCGCTACACCGCCCTCAGGCTGGACACCGCAAGCCTCCTGGCCCTCCTCCTCCCCCCCGCGGAGGGCAAGGTCCTCCTCAAGCCCTTCCTGGACTTGGAAAACCCCTACCTCCGCGCCCAGGCCCGCCTGGGCTACGCCGAGGTCCTGGTCCGGGAAGGGAGCCTGGGGGAGGCCCTGGCCCAGATCGTGGCCCTCCCCCGCCTGGAAGACCCCGGCCTCCTGGCCCAGGCCCGGGCCGTGGAGGTCCTGGCCCTCCTGGGCCTGGGGGAGAAGGAGGCCGCCTGGCACAAGCTTTCGGAGGTGAGGCAAAGCCCCCTCCCCGAGCCCTTCCGCTTCCAGCTGGGGCGGGCCTTGGGCCGCTTCTGCCCCGAGCTCCAAAGGCGCCTTCCCCCTTCCCCCTTGGCCCTCCCCGAGGCCCTGGGCTTCCACCTGGCAAATCCCGACTAA
- the aceA gene encoding isocitrate lyase, translating into MDPLSVLTPEMRQEAEELRQEWATNPRWKGVKRDYRPEDVVRLRPSVKVEYTLAKRGAEKLWQLLHERPYVHTFGAYTGAMAVEMVRAGLEAIYLSGWQVAADANLAWQTYPDQSLYPYNSVPQIVKRINNALMRADQIERSEGKVTRDWYVPIVADAEAGFGGALNVFELTKAMIEAGAAGIHYEDQLASEKKCGHLGGKVLVPTSQHIRTLQAARLAADIMGVPTVIIARTDAEAATLITSDIDERDKPFILSDERTPEGFYRVRNGIEAGIARALAYAPYADVIWMETSKPDLEEARKFAEAVKKEFPDKLLAYNLSPSFNWKKFLDDETIAKFNRELGEMGYKFQFITLAGWHTLNYYTWELAKGYKARGMPAFVELQQKEFLAQAQGFTAVKHQREVGAGYFDEVVLALTQGEASTLALKGSTEEAQFNEPVH; encoded by the coding sequence ATGGATCCCTTGAGCGTGCTGACCCCAGAGATGCGGCAGGAAGCGGAGGAGCTTCGGCAGGAGTGGGCCACCAACCCCCGCTGGAAAGGGGTTAAGCGGGACTACCGCCCCGAGGACGTGGTGCGGCTCCGCCCCAGCGTGAAGGTGGAGTACACCCTGGCCAAGCGAGGCGCGGAAAAGCTCTGGCAGCTTCTTCACGAGCGGCCCTACGTGCACACCTTCGGGGCCTACACCGGGGCCATGGCGGTGGAGATGGTGCGGGCCGGACTGGAGGCCATCTACCTCTCCGGCTGGCAGGTGGCCGCCGACGCCAACCTGGCCTGGCAGACCTACCCCGACCAGTCCCTCTACCCCTACAACTCCGTGCCCCAGATCGTGAAGCGCATCAACAACGCCCTGATGCGCGCCGACCAGATTGAGCGCTCCGAGGGCAAGGTGACCCGGGACTGGTACGTCCCCATCGTGGCCGACGCCGAGGCGGGCTTCGGCGGGGCGCTCAACGTCTTTGAGCTCACCAAGGCCATGATTGAGGCGGGAGCCGCCGGCATCCACTACGAGGACCAGCTGGCCTCGGAGAAGAAGTGCGGCCACCTGGGGGGCAAGGTCCTGGTGCCCACCTCCCAGCACATCCGCACCCTGCAGGCCGCCCGCCTGGCCGCGGACATCATGGGGGTGCCCACGGTGATCATCGCCCGCACCGACGCCGAGGCCGCCACCCTGATCACCAGCGACATCGACGAGCGGGATAAGCCCTTCATCCTTTCGGACGAGCGCACCCCCGAGGGCTTCTACCGGGTCCGGAACGGGATTGAGGCGGGGATCGCCCGCGCCCTGGCCTACGCCCCCTACGCGGACGTGATCTGGATGGAGACCTCCAAGCCGGACCTCGAGGAGGCCCGCAAGTTCGCGGAGGCGGTGAAGAAGGAGTTCCCGGACAAACTCCTCGCCTACAACCTCTCCCCCTCCTTCAACTGGAAGAAGTTCCTGGACGACGAGACCATCGCCAAGTTCAACCGGGAGCTGGGGGAGATGGGCTACAAGTTCCAGTTCATCACCCTGGCGGGCTGGCACACCCTGAACTACTACACCTGGGAGCTGGCCAAGGGCTACAAGGCCCGGGGCATGCCCGCCTTCGTGGAGCTCCAGCAGAAGGAGTTCCTGGCCCAGGCCCAGGGCTTCACCGCCGTCAAGCACCAACGGGAGGTGGGGGCGGGCTACTTCGACGAGGTGGTCCTGGCCCTCACCCAAGGGGAGGCCTCCACCCTGGCCCTTAAGGGCTCCACCGAGGAGGCCCAGTTCAACGAGCCCGTGCACTGA
- a CDS encoding FAD-dependent oxidoreductase: protein MGKRLVVVGGVAGGASAAAKAKRENPDLEVVVYEKSAWVSYGACGLPYVLSGEIPRLERLVARTPEEFRKQGIAIHTRHEVVDVDPELRTLTVFDHGEGRTFQDRYDHLVLATGARPLIPPIPGTEQEGVYTLRSLEDGERLLKALEGARRAAILGAGYIGLEVAEAFRKRGLEVTLLELKNRPLPQWDEEVGNLLKEELERHGVEVWTGVRVEALRGQGRVEAVETSEGVVPADLVLVATGVRPHTALAQAMGVALGPTGAIATDEGMRTNLEGVYAAGDVAESYHHILKRPYWLPLGDVANKHGRTAGSVIAGKEARFGGVVGTAIFKAFGLAVATTGLPLEGALREGFRAKKVFIQSRDGAHYYPGSQPLWVELVYEEGTGRLLGGAVVAHGHGALRIDALAALLHQGGTVEDLLRLDLAYAPPYSPVWDPLLIAAQQVR, encoded by the coding sequence ATGGGCAAGCGGCTGGTGGTTGTGGGTGGTGTGGCGGGCGGGGCCTCCGCCGCCGCCAAGGCCAAGCGGGAGAACCCGGACCTCGAGGTGGTGGTCTACGAGAAATCCGCCTGGGTTTCCTACGGGGCCTGCGGCCTTCCCTACGTGCTCTCGGGGGAAATCCCCCGCCTGGAACGGCTCGTGGCCCGAACCCCGGAGGAGTTCCGCAAACAAGGGATAGCGATCCACACCCGCCACGAGGTGGTGGACGTGGACCCGGAGCTGAGGACCCTCACGGTCTTTGACCACGGGGAAGGGCGGACCTTCCAGGACCGTTACGACCACTTGGTCCTGGCCACGGGGGCCAGGCCCCTCATCCCCCCCATTCCCGGCACGGAGCAGGAGGGGGTCTACACCCTGCGGAGCCTGGAGGACGGGGAAAGGCTCCTTAAGGCCCTGGAGGGGGCCAGGAGGGCGGCCATCCTGGGGGCGGGGTACATCGGCCTCGAGGTGGCCGAGGCCTTCCGCAAACGGGGCCTGGAGGTGACCCTCCTGGAGCTCAAGAACCGCCCCCTGCCCCAATGGGACGAGGAGGTGGGGAACCTCCTTAAGGAGGAGCTGGAGCGGCACGGGGTGGAGGTCTGGACCGGGGTGAGGGTGGAGGCCCTCCGCGGCCAGGGGCGGGTGGAGGCGGTGGAGACCTCGGAAGGGGTGGTACCCGCGGACCTGGTCCTGGTGGCCACGGGGGTCCGGCCCCACACCGCCTTGGCCCAGGCCATGGGGGTGGCCTTGGGGCCCACCGGCGCCATCGCCACCGACGAGGGCATGCGCACCAACCTGGAGGGGGTCTACGCCGCCGGGGACGTGGCGGAAAGCTACCACCACATCCTGAAGCGCCCTTACTGGCTCCCCTTGGGGGACGTGGCCAACAAGCACGGGCGCACCGCCGGAAGCGTCATCGCCGGCAAGGAGGCCCGCTTCGGGGGTGTGGTGGGCACGGCCATCTTCAAGGCCTTCGGTTTGGCGGTGGCCACCACCGGCCTCCCCCTGGAGGGGGCCCTAAGGGAAGGCTTCCGGGCCAAAAAGGTCTTCATCCAAAGCCGCGACGGGGCCCACTACTACCCGGGCAGCCAGCCGCTTTGGGTGGAGCTGGTCTACGAGGAAGGGACGGGGAGGCTTCTGGGTGGGGCGGTGGTGGCCCACGGCCACGGGGCCTTGCGCATCGACGCCCTGGCCGCCCTCCTGCACCAGGGAGGCACCGTGGAGGACCTGTTGCGCTTGGACCTGGCCTACGCCCCGCCCTATAGCCCCGTATGGGACCCCCTCCTCATCGCCGCCCAGCAGGTCCGGTGA
- a CDS encoding ABC transporter ATP-binding protein, which produces MLKAENLTKRYRQGEREVVALAGFTYAFPQGATAVVGPSGSGKTTLLNLLAGFDLPTEGGVFLGDVPLHRLPEDGRAEMRLKHMGFVFQQWNLIPTLTAWENVAFPLLLAGWPPARRRERAYALLEEVGLAHRLHHLPSRLSGGEQQRVALARALALDPPILFADEPTGNLDAESREQVAALLFAAGQKRTLILVTHDLELAGRAERILYLKGGRLVREEVVGLSR; this is translated from the coding sequence ATGCTTAAAGCGGAGAACCTCACCAAGCGCTACCGCCAAGGGGAAAGGGAGGTGGTGGCCCTAGCGGGCTTCACCTACGCCTTCCCCCAAGGGGCCACCGCGGTGGTGGGCCCTTCCGGGAGCGGCAAAACCACCCTTTTGAACCTGCTTGCGGGCTTTGACCTGCCCACGGAAGGGGGGGTTTTCCTGGGGGATGTGCCCCTCCACCGCCTTCCCGAGGACGGCCGGGCGGAAATGCGCCTCAAGCACATGGGCTTCGTCTTCCAGCAGTGGAACCTGATCCCCACCCTCACCGCCTGGGAAAACGTGGCCTTTCCCCTCCTCCTGGCGGGCTGGCCCCCGGCCAGGCGCCGGGAGCGGGCCTACGCGCTGCTGGAGGAGGTGGGGCTCGCCCACCGCCTCCACCACCTGCCAAGCCGCCTCTCGGGGGGCGAGCAGCAGCGGGTGGCCCTGGCCCGGGCCCTGGCCTTGGACCCCCCCATCCTCTTCGCGGACGAGCCCACGGGCAACCTGGACGCGGAGTCCCGGGAGCAGGTGGCGGCCTTGCTCTTTGCGGCGGGGCAGAAGCGCACCCTGATCCTGGTTACCCACGACCTGGAGCTGGCGGGCCGGGCGGAGCGGATCCTGTACCTCAAGGGAGGCCGGCTGGTGCGGGAAGAGGTGGTTGGGCTTTCCCGGTAG
- a CDS encoding ABC transporter permease, translating to MEIFHLVLRNLLARPVRSLLTLLGVLIASASMVLFLSFGEGLRRSLYQELSRVGPAIQVVPEGTEGLGFGGYPEITPEQAQALAEAGKALEVRALIPTLFLARGGFDPQTSFFFQGLPQGVGPDLLYPGVRVQEGRLVPTAGGAVVGGKVAKRSQLALESPLRLSPQVTLRVEGVLEESGGLADNLIFVPLSALQRVLGTENYSAILVALGPGQRAEEVARELEKAVPGLKAQTTGDVMRFAERALRISDLVRFGISLVALVVGGLLVANTVMMSVYERTREFGVMRALGARRGFIFRLVVLEALLLALLGGLLGLALASGVSYAINLYTLGEVGLALSAVTLRLSLFALLVALGLGLFAGLLPAYNASRIPVVEALGRV from the coding sequence GTGGAGATCTTCCACCTGGTCCTGCGCAACCTCTTGGCCCGCCCGGTGCGGAGCCTCCTCACCCTCCTGGGGGTCCTGATCGCCAGCGCCAGCATGGTCCTTTTCCTCTCCTTCGGGGAGGGCCTAAGGCGCTCCCTTTACCAGGAGCTTTCCCGGGTGGGGCCCGCCATCCAGGTGGTGCCGGAGGGCACGGAGGGCCTAGGCTTCGGCGGCTACCCGGAGATCACCCCCGAGCAGGCCCAGGCTCTGGCGGAGGCGGGCAAGGCCCTCGAGGTGCGGGCCCTCATCCCCACCCTCTTCCTGGCCCGGGGAGGGTTTGACCCCCAGACCTCCTTCTTCTTCCAGGGCCTGCCCCAGGGGGTGGGGCCGGACCTCCTCTACCCCGGGGTAAGGGTCCAGGAGGGCCGTCTGGTACCCACGGCGGGCGGCGCGGTGGTGGGAGGGAAGGTGGCCAAGCGGAGCCAGCTCGCCCTGGAAAGCCCCCTGCGCCTTTCCCCCCAGGTGACCCTTAGGGTGGAGGGTGTGCTGGAGGAAAGCGGGGGCCTGGCGGACAACCTGATCTTCGTACCCCTTTCCGCCTTGCAGCGGGTGCTGGGAACGGAGAACTATAGCGCCATTCTGGTGGCCCTCGGTCCCGGCCAAAGGGCCGAGGAGGTGGCCAGGGAGCTGGAAAAGGCGGTCCCCGGCCTCAAAGCCCAGACCACGGGGGACGTGATGCGCTTTGCCGAGCGCGCTTTGCGCATCAGCGACCTGGTGCGCTTCGGCATCAGCCTGGTGGCCCTGGTGGTGGGGGGGCTCCTCGTGGCCAACACCGTGATGATGTCCGTGTACGAGCGCACCCGGGAGTTCGGGGTCATGCGGGCCCTGGGGGCCAGGCGGGGCTTCATCTTCCGGCTGGTGGTCCTCGAGGCCCTCCTCCTGGCCCTCTTGGGGGGGCTTTTGGGCCTGGCTTTGGCAAGCGGCGTTTCCTACGCCATCAACCTCTACACCCTGGGCGAGGTGGGGCTCGCCCTTTCCGCCGTCACCCTCAGGCTATCCCTCTTCGCCCTTCTGGTGGCCCTGGGGCTCGGGCTCTTTGCCGGCCTCCTCCCCGCCTACAACGCCAGCCGCATCCCCGTGGTGGAAGCCTTGGGAAGGGTGTAA
- a CDS encoding NIPSNAP family protein produces the protein MTVEMRRYRLKEGAKEAFQKVFLEVIVPLRQAMGFTVLGAYWLSERDFLWFVGHENFAEAEKAYYEHPERKKVDPRQYIEAMETRFVERLL, from the coding sequence ATGACCGTGGAGATGCGCCGCTACCGCCTGAAGGAAGGGGCCAAGGAAGCGTTCCAGAAGGTTTTCTTGGAGGTCATCGTCCCCTTGCGCCAGGCCATGGGCTTTACGGTGCTTGGGGCCTACTGGCTTTCCGAGCGGGACTTCCTCTGGTTCGTGGGGCACGAGAACTTCGCCGAGGCGGAGAAGGCCTACTACGAGCACCCCGAGAGGAAGAAGGTGGACCCCCGCCAGTACATTGAGGCGATGGAGACCCGCTTCGTGGAAAGGCTCCTCTGA